The following DNA comes from Rosa rugosa chromosome 5, drRosRugo1.1, whole genome shotgun sequence.
TTCTTACATAAATGCACAATAAGACCTTTGACCTGAATGTTCAAATTAAAGATCCATCTACTCATATGATAAATAAATTCCATCTTGTACTAAGCTACACCAGAGTACAGAACTAGCCAACACTGTATTAAATGTGTACCTGACCAAGAACTGTTATAATCAGAGAATCCCCAATTGCAAACCACTCATCACTTATACCAAATTTCCGATTTAATCCAGTAACAAGAATAACCTGAGAAATAAGATCAATGAAAGTTACACAACAAATTAAAACTAAGCACAGTCAATTCAGGGAAAAATATTCACAGCCTTAAGCAAGTAACTCATATTACAAACCTGAGTCAACCCAATGGCTGAACCAAAAACAGTCGTTACAAAAAAAATCTTCCGCAATGGAACATTTTTCAAAAATCCATTATACAGTCCAACACCAAGCAGTGATGCTACTGAGGTAACAAGCTTGACACGTCCTAGAAATTCTGGGGTAAAATGAAGTTTATTTGTGCTGAAAAACAAAGAATCCTGTTATACATTTGAAGCACATACTGAAAACACATTGAAAGTGTCCATGAAACACATGTAGCTTGTCTTCAGAAGGTAAAGGAATATATCACAATGATGAAGTGGATAGTGTACATACGTGAAATAAAACATGGCTGACTCCGAATGGGGGGTTGCCTGccacaagaaaataaataacgTGGGAAAGAACACATTGGGATGCTTGACGGCACCCCATAACTGAATTGCACTCTGTTTCCAGCTTTCGAGAATGTTATGACCCACCAAAGGAAAATTTGACCCTTTTGCCACACCAAGCATAGGCTGCTCATTTACAAGAAGAGCAACTGCAGATGTCATAAGTGGTAGCAAAGCCGTGATACCAAAAACAAACCTGtgacatcaaaaaaaaaaatttaaaaaaaaaaagaaaggaaaaggaCAAAAAACAAAGACTGCTTCAGATTTCTATCACTTTTAAGAAATGAGAAGTTGCAATTCTAAAGAGCACATTTGTGTACCTTACACCATAAGCATCCACCAATGAGCCACTAAAGTAGGAACTCACTATTCCACCAAAAGCTGAAGAACCCCAACACAAAGATTGAAGGGAACCTGACATGCTTTGTGACTCACCACGAGCCCTCTCCACAACCATGGAATCTACAACCTATATCATACTTCAGTTGTGAGATGATTTATAGAAAATGCCACGGAAGTAAGAGGAATGAACAAAATGGAATACTTCCATACAAGAGGTTCTACTTCTTAAAACTTTTACCAGAGAAAACAAATTGGCATATCCATCCCATCAAAATTACACCACAATCCTCGACTGCTTCTGTGGAATTGTTTACAGCTTTTTTGCCCCAAATTTTAACTGTTATATTATTTAGAATCTCAAGGAAAAGAATTGAGGATCAGAAACTCTGTCTCCAATATGTATCTAAACCAAGTAACAGCAACTCAAACCTTAGATCAGATACAGATGGTTGCTATACACATCATACACTACGTAATCAACATCTCAACCATTTATACACCATTTCAGTCGGATCTAAGAGCTGAGGTACTAATACTTCTAAGCATGAGATCGACATTGTATGTTTCTTGTCTTTTCAATTAAAGCTAAATACTTATCTATTGTATGAAGAGTATCATATTTATAATTATAAGCTAAGATTCCCTTCCATGCTGTATTCTTCTTGGAGTATATTGGTGCTTACAAATCTTTCAAACCAAGAATTGATCTACTATATACAGTGAGGTAAAATAACTCTAATTAGTTATGATATTATTAATAAGTGAGCTTGAATATTAAATCTAATTCATTAGTGTGCATGGCATCTCCAACCATCCAATTAATTTCTATGTAGCTAGCCAacgaaagaaaggaaaaaaaaaaaaccatcatcCAGTAACAACTTATAAAGCATCAATTAGCCAATTGCAATTCCTATCTTCATTGAAAGGAAAAGTCTCCCCTGAAGTTGACagtaaacctttttttttttctggtttgaGACGGTAAACATTGTAAAAGACTGGAATTCTGAACAAGTGAATTCATAACATAATCTGCTTGTTCAGTTCTACATATAGTCTTGATTTTGAGCTAGAAATTTAAATGAATTCCCAACTGACAGTACTATATATAGGAAACTAAGGCTTTTAAAACGACCAAACTTTAGAAGGAAGTAATTAGCAGAAACTTACAACATCTGAGAAGGCAACAGAAAGAGATCCAAGAAGTATGCAAAACGCAACGCTAAACTTGTCATCAACTACAGTGGCCATCAAGCTCCATGATAGTGCACCAAGTAGCCCAGATAAAATCAAGTAGGACCTTCTTCGGTATCCAAACAGTGGGACAGAATCACTGCAAGGACCAAACAATTGTTCAAAACAAACACAACAATATATTGTAACTGAGGGATACCAATATAGAGATAGCAATAGACTCACACCTGATAAACCCATATACAGGTTTAATGAGCCATGGTAATGCAGAAAAGCCGGATATTACAGCTGTCTAGTCAAAGAGTATAACTTTGTCAGTCATCAAGAATACGAAAGTTCATAGATAATTCAAAGAAAAAGGTTAATGCACCATCAAATTAGTGATTAAAGCCAGGATACCATTAATCGCATGACAATTTTCAAAACTAATTAGGATCCTCAAAGTAAATTTTTATCACTGTCCAACCCAGTACCAACATCAATTTTGTACACAGTTTAGTGAGCTACAAAATGCTCTAAAACCTCGCACCACAAGTCATAAACATGAATACAAAGATGTGCATAGCGCATACCTCAGCAGGGTCTAAATGCAAATCGTCTTTCATATAAAAACTGACTGCGAGCCTCGCGAGGCCTAAAACGCCTTGAACAAAATATACCATGGCAACAGCCACATTATCAGGCGACAAATCCACCCCAAAGAATTTGGCATAGCTCACTCCATGTTTGTTCTTGTGAGGAGCTGTTTTGCTTGGAGAGGACATGTTTGTCTCTCCCTCCTTATTACTTATCATCACATCTCTTTCTCCAACCCCTGCTTCCACCACACATATAAGCAAAATTGAGAGAGTGACCAAAGCAAAGATTGTATCTTTATCACATGTTGCTAAACCCAATTTGAGCCACTAAACATACTTAGAGATGGTCATAATTACACTTCAAAAACCAAAGCTTCCATCTTTATCACATTTTGCTAAAACCCAATTAAACTGATAAACCCAATTTAACCCAATTCTCATAATTGAGCTTCAATTATGAACTCCATAGATGAAACTGAAGAGAAAGAAACAGCTTTACTGATTCTGGAATCGAGGAACGGCTCGTCGTCCAAGTGCTGCCGGGAAGGCGGCGAGGGCATGGGAATGGCGACCGACATGTCGTCCTGGAGGTGTCTCCGTCCGGTTCTGCGCCGGTGGCGAGTTCTTCTGTGGGACCCGACGACCAGGGTGCTCGGTTTCCGGCGGATCCGAGACACGAGGAGTGGCGGAGCAGCGAAGGAGGTCGAGGACAAAATTGGGTTTCTGGAAGGTAAGATTGAGACCAAGGAAAAGGCAAGGGAGTCCATTAGAAGAATATTTTATAGCAAACTCTTTTTTGCGGGTAAGGAATTTAAATTTtaatattgaatttttttttttgaaaaagacgTCAGTACCCTTAGACGTCCGGCAAAGGAATGAACACGTTCGGAGAGCATGAGCCATGCTCAGTGCTTCAGTGGATCAGTATGCCTGTGGCCCAAAACAAGTTTATTGGGCCAACTTCGTGGTGTGAAATTTTAGGAAACCAAGTAATTGTTCTTTCACAAACAAAATAACACGTCATTTTTTCTGTTAGGTTATATGTAGAActcatcatttggcccttcgGCCCTAAATCCGCCCGCCCGGCCCATAGGGCAGAAGTCCGGCTTGACCCTTGCATTAAGGCAGGGCGGCTCGATCCTTTGTCAAATAGGTTAGGATatgggtcatgcaaatgaagcccgacCCAGCCCGTCCTataaccctaaaatttatattttatttttactattTTGTTTTACATAGaaatgaaaatatgaaattatatTAGAAAATGAGTAATGTTCTGTCCTAAATCCAATTAATGTATGAGACCCATTATGCCTAACCTGACTCTAAGTCAGTCCAAGTCCAAGTCCAAAGTGAAAAACCTAGCCATCTAGGTCATCGAAGTCTCGACCTAAACTTCTAAAGTTCTAATCTTAGCTTAGTAGCAGCGACAACAGCCatttggagagagaaagagagagaggctcGATTCCGATTCAGAACTTGCTCAGATTAGATCAAAATTTGCAACCAAACAGAGCGATGAGAGCGAAACAAAACCATACAGAGCCATATATACTATTTGCAAAACAGAGTCGTAGATGTGGGCGTTGGTGCTGATCTGGAACACCATTGTCGTTGCAATCCGTTTCACCAGCCAATTCTCCTCTGCCTCCAGTGAGTCCAGTCTGACCTTGTCGCCGCCCTTCGCTTCTTCGATTGGTCATGCACCTCTCTTGGCTTCACCCACTCTTCAATTGGTGAATTATTGGATTATGACTACAAAAGTCTACAAGAAtgatttatgtaatttttttatttaattactgGGTTATGACTAAAAAGTCATATATATTTCATATTTCATCTTGCCTCTGCTACTTTCCTGCTTTGCTTTTGGACTGATATAGGAATTGTAGGCTACATCATGTAGTTTATGTAATATTGTAATTGATAACATTcagatttttgttttgattaCTGGACTATGACTACAAAAGTCTACAAAAGTCATATTTCATCTAGCCTCTTCTACTTTCCTGCTTTGCTTTTGGACTGCTGTAGGGATTGTAGAGTACATCATGTAACTTATGTAATATTGTAATTGATGACATTTAGATTTCAGACTATTGTATTGAAGACATTCCAGTCATTCAGACTTGTATTTGATGTTATTccttgtttagttttttatttttattttttgaagtaTTTATTACTTTTTCACTTCGAGAGTTTGAGTTAAACAGAGAAAGTCTGGCCCAGCCCTATTCGGAAACGCTGGCCAGGTCCGGCCTTTACGACCCTTGTGGGATGGGCCTTAAGGGCGGTTAAGGGCTTACATATTGAAGCCTCAACCCGGCCCTAAGTTCTATTGACTTGGTCAAAGCCCAGCCTGGCTCtatcctaagccctaaaatttagggtagggctggCCCAAGCcaggcccatgatgacccctaattATATGTGTCTTAGACAGTGTTCTCTATTTTTATATCGGAAATTGAGACTATAGCATATGTATATTGAGTAAGAAATTTATGTTCAGTTATTTTAGATCTAGATCCAACTGTTGAAAATAAAACAACTCAAACTTAAATATAATCCTATCATTGTATCTAGCTTCAAGAATTCTTTGCTCAATTACTGAGCACTGGCATATATGTTACTTTGACATTGACCTAATATATACGCAGGGCGATATTTCCCTTTGCTTTTGGCTATTATCTTATGATTTAAGATAATCACACATATAATAGACCACACACAATATGAGTGAAGTTATATCTCATTCTTTTGCGGTGGCTATCGTCATTAGCATGAAAGTGATCTATTGTCATATCAAAATCATAC
Coding sequences within:
- the LOC133710585 gene encoding folate-biopterin transporter 1, chloroplastic, whose product is MDSLAFSLVSILPSRNPILSSTSFAAPPLLVSRIRRKPSTLVVGSHRRTRHRRRTGRRHLQDDMSVAIPMPSPPSRQHLDDEPFLDSRIRVGERDVMISNKEGETNMSSPSKTAPHKNKHGVSYAKFFGVDLSPDNVAVAMVYFVQGVLGLARLAVSFYMKDDLHLDPAETAVISGFSALPWLIKPVYGFISDSVPLFGYRRRSYLILSGLLGALSWSLMATVVDDKFSVAFCILLGSLSVAFSDVVVDSMVVERARGESQSMSGSLQSLCWGSSAFGGIVSSYFSGSLVDAYGVRFVFGITALLPLMTSAVALLVNEQPMLGVAKGSNFPLVGHNILESWKQSAIQLWGAVKHPNVFFPTLFIFLWQATPHSESAMFYFTTNKLHFTPEFLGRVKLVTSVASLLGVGLYNGFLKNVPLRKIFFVTTVFGSAIGLTQVILVTGLNRKFGISDEWFAIGDSLIITVLGQASFMPVLVLAARLCPEGVEATLFATLMSISNAGSVLGGLMGAGLTQLLGVTRDSFDNLAFLIILCNLSSLLPLPLLGLLPQDRLDAKPEESEDIEMKSN